A stretch of the Aegilops tauschii subsp. strangulata cultivar AL8/78 chromosome 4, Aet v6.0, whole genome shotgun sequence genome encodes the following:
- the LOC109786914 gene encoding zinc finger BED domain-containing protein RICESLEEPER 2, which produces MADETGNDSQMFEGNEIVDPGNEAAHGDEAVQGGELVEVDELAQGDELAQGEDLTQGDELLQGNEMAITEVATPPTTRRRRKKSLVWEHFTIEDAAGGATRACCKLCKQTFAYSSGSKIAGTSHLKRHITLGSCPKIKGQGHKLAITIGTDNDGDGTVERRSKRRYRYTGYANAAFDQDRSYSYLAKMIILHDYPLHIVQQPAFTAFIDSLQPRFRVVDVDAMEVEVYAVYQKEKENLLQAFSAMPGRISLTIGLWTTSQTLGYVSVSGQFIDSEWKLHRRMLSFMMVSSPHSDNALSEAISSSLTDWGMKEKLFTITLDNDSLSHDIYSANLRDQLSGKNNLMLKGQLFVVRCYAHILDAAAQDVIALIHGVIYSIRESIKFIKASPSREEKFAEIALQLEIPSTKTLCLDVTTQWNTTYLMLLAALDYRQAFITLETVDDNYNEAPSAEDWKKIEAACNYLRLLYDSAHSIMAAGNPTSNIFFHEAWKLQLELGNGSAHEDPIFSSIAKDMYERFDKYWKDCNLVLAVAVVMDPRFKMKLVEFSYSKIYGVEAAKYVKVVNDSVHDLFKDYVAQPLPLTPAYAEQGKTDNATANGNNTQATQPSTGDGLQDFDIYLSEIATTQPSKSELEQYLDESLTPRIQEFDILNWWKLNMQKYPTLSKMARDILAIPVSMVTGGTSIFSAGTGCHVLDDYRSSLRPEIVEALVCAKDWLPNSTAAPEAPGSGLLKMD; this is translated from the coding sequence ATGGCTGATGAAACTGGCAATGACAGTCAGATGTTCGAAGGTAATGAGATTGTTGACCCTGGTAATGAGGCAGCCCATGGTGATGAGGCAGTCCAAGGTGGCGAGTTGGTCGAAGTTGATGAACTAGCTCAAGGTGATGAGTTGGCTCAAGGCGAGGACTTAACACAGGGTGACGAATTGCTCCAAGGGAATGAGATGGCCATCACTGAGGTGGCCACTCCTCCAACCACGAGGCGCCGGAGAAAGAAGTCCCTGGTGTGGGAGCACTTCACTATCGAAGATGCTGCTGGAGGGGCCACTCGGGCTTGCTGCAAACTTTGCAAGCAAACCTTCGCGTACAGCTCTGGTTCAAAAATTGCTGGGACTAGCCATCTCAAGAGGCACATCACCTTGGGTTCCTGTCCTAAGATAAAAGGCCAAGGGCATAAGCTAGCAATTACAATTGGGACTGACAATGATGGTGATGGTACTGTGGAGAGGCGGTCTAAGAGGCGTTACAGATATACTGGTTATGCGAATGCGGCTTTTGATCAAGACCGCAGTTATTCATACTTGGCAAAGATGATCATTTTGCATGACTACCCGCTCCACATTGTTCAACAACCAGCCTTCACTGCTTTTATTGATAGTCTGCAGCCTCGTTTCAGGGTTGTTGATGTTGATGCAATGGAGGTGGAGGTTTATGCTGTTTATCAGAAAGAAAAAGAGAACCTTTTGCAAGCATTCAGCGCTATGCCTGGAAGGATCAGCCTCACCATTGGATTGTGGACAACTAGTCAAACTCTTGGCTATGTTTCAGTTTCTGGGCAGTTCATTGACTCTGAATGGAAATTACATCGAAGAATGCTTAGCTTCATGATGGTGTCTTCGCCTCATTCGGACAATGCACTTAGTGAAGCTATTAGCTCAAGCCTTACTGACTGGGGTATGAAGGAGAAGCTATTTACCATCACGTTGGATAATGATTCTTTATCTCATGACATCTACAGTGCAAATCTGAGAGATCAGCTCTCCGGTAAGAATAACCTCATGCTTAAGGGTCAGCTATTTGTTGTGAGGTGCTATGCCCATATCCTGGATGCGGCTGCACAAGATGTCATTGCTTTAATCCACGGTGTCATCTACAGCATCCGTGAAAGCATAAAGTTCATAAAAGCTTCTCCTAGTCGTGAGGAAAAGTTTGCTGAGATTGCTCTGCAGCTGGAGATCCCCAGTACGAAGACCCTTTGTCTGGATGTTACAACCCAGTGGAACACAACCTATCTGATGCTCTTGGCTGCCTTGGATTATAGGCAGGCTTTCATTACACTAGAAACAGTTGATGATAACTACAATGAAGCACCTTCAGCTGAGGACTGGAAAAAAATTGAGGCTGCCTGCAATTACTTGAGGCTGCTCTATGACTCGGCTCATAGCATCATGGCAGCAGGAAACCCAACCTCAAACATTTTCTTCCATGAAGCCTGGAAACTGCAGCTAGAGCTGGGAAATGGTTCAGCACACGAAGATCCAATTTTCAGTAGCATCGCCAAAGACATGTATGAGAGGTTTGACAAATACTGGAAAGATTGCAACCTTGTGTTAGCTGTTGCTGTTGTGATGGATCCACGTTTTAAGATGAAGCTTGTGGAGTTCAGTTACTCAAAGATTTACGGCGTTGAGGCTGCGAAGTATGTTAAGGTGGTAAATGATTCGGTGCATGACCTTTTCAAGGATTATGTCGCACAGCCGCTCCCCTTAACACCGGCCTATGCTGAACAAGGGAAAACTGATAATGCTACTGCCAATGGGAACAACACCCAAGCAACTCAGCCTTCAACTGGTGACGGCCTTCAAGACTTTGATATATATCTTTCTGAGATTGCCACAACCCAGCCCTCAAAATCTGAACTAGAGCAGTACCTGGACGAGTCTCTCACTCCTCGCATCCAAGAGTTTGACATTCTTAACTGGTGGAAGCTCAACATGCAAAAGTATCCGACGCTCTCAAAGATGGCGCGGGACATCTTGGCCATCCCAGTGTCCATGGTGACCGGCGGCACCTCTATATTTTCTGCAGGAACAGGATGCCACGTGCTCGACGACTACAGAAGCTCGCTCCGTCCGGAAATCGTGGAGGCGCTCGTCTGTGCGAAGGACTGGCTTCCGAATTCGACCGCCGCACCGGAGGCGCCGGGCTCTGGGCTTCTCAAGATGGACTAG
- the LOC109786915 gene encoding uncharacterized protein: protein MVLLQGAASSLLLLFLLFAAAAAAAPMELYFSRAELARIAGYGEEPVSTVLVSGQVACQLCLRPGSDLLTFDLPGSKVAVTCTTEGPNTMANSAFATTNEYGNFSIELPSRLHAIPSLENACSVKVLELPPDSACRVGGGHGSSHGLRLSSSDGSVRTYTTGVIRLQHDGTPSNKCVQEEDTSDRR from the exons ATGGTGCTTCTACAAGGGGCTGCCTCGTCGTTGCTCCTCCTCTTCCTGCTGTTCGccgcggcggccgcggcggcgcccATGGAGCTCTACTTCTCGCGGGCGGAGCTGGCGCGCATTGCCGGGTACGGCGAGGAGCCGGTCTCGACGGTGCTGGTGTCCGGGCAGGTCGCGTGCCAACTCTGCCTCCGGCCAGGCTCTGACCTGCTCACCTTCGACCTGCCAG GTAGTAAGGTGGCAGTTACCTGCACAACTGAAGGTCCCAACACGATGGCTAACTCTGCATTTGCAACAACAAATGAGTACGGCAATTTCTCTATAGAGCTCCCATCCCGGCTCCACGCTATACCGAGCCTAGAGAATGCATGCTCAGTCAAGGTGCTGGAGCTTCCGCCGGACTCCGCCTGCCGCGTCGGGGGCGGTCATGGCTCCTCTCACGGCCTCCGGCTATCGTCATCGGACGGCAGCGTCCGCACCTACACAACTGGGGTGATACGGCTGCAACACGACGGCACACCATCCAACAAGTGCGTCCAGGAAGAGGACACGAGTGATAGGAGATGA